The DNA sequence TTCGAAACTCAAAAAAATCTTACAGGTTCCGATTGAACCATCTCAACGGAAGCAGCTGTTCCGATAGAACCACCTCAATGGAAGCAGCTTGGGAGAACATCTCAATGAGAAAAAACAAACCAAACATCCCCGATATATCCCAAGATCGATTTCGCAGGGTCTGAGAGAATAAGATGTACGCAGCCTTCCTCTCATTTATAAGAATGAAGAGATTGTTTCCCAAAAAACCCCTGAATTGTGTTTATATGTGCATAatatataaaaagtgtaaaaaatttaactaaaaaaataaaatttgatgacataattaaaaaaattaggtcGACACAAATCCAAGCCTATGGCATAAAATGAGAAACTAAATCATAAAATGTAGCCGAAATAGACCACCGCACAATGTCTATTGTCTACGGAGTTAAATCCAAATATGACTTAAGTTCATATATTTATATACCGAGTTTGAATCTAAAGATGAATCAGGTTCAAGGTGCTTGAATTCAGATCATTCGTTTATAACATACACTACACATGCATTTGAATCAATTCAAGCATGCATTTTGTTCAAGTTCATAACAACACAATTGGGCTTTTTCATGGAAGCCAATTCTTTATCATTTCCAAAAAATCTTTACAGTAAAAGACCGTACATTTCATCCTTCAGGTTGTCCGGACAGGGATGTCACGTGTTTTTTTCATTACCGACGAGCCTAAAATAACGCTAGTGCCTACGGGTTAAAATGTACATCCATAAAAAATGAGGAGTTTCATAGTTCATCATGCATAGGTTGCCCTACTGCTACATTTACCCCTGGATCTGGAACTGCATTGTGATGTACACGAGGGGGCTGTAACCCATCTCCTCCACGCACAGGTAAGATATTTGCTTGCCCAGCCATACCAGATCTAATGGCGGCAGTAACTGTTCTCTGCAGCTTTAGTATCCCAATACGTTTCGAAACAACGTAAAGGACAGCCAAGGAAAACAAGAGAAATCCAACTGCAAGAATTACCCTGCGGATTACAGAACCATGGCTCAGAAGTCAGAACTGAAATCAAGAGCCAAGTGACTTCAACTACTTGAAATTAAATTTGTTTTTACCTGTCAAGCACATCTTGCCGCTGCATAGTGGAAAGCAGATTCCGGGTCCGCATTAGCAATGACCGATGTCCCTTGTATTCACTTTCTGCCTTCTTTAGTACCCCAGTTGATTCCTCTGCAATAAGAAAATTCCATTCCTCAGGATCTAATATATATACTTTCTAGTACAGGTAAATATTTACTGTTTGTACCCAGTCCCAAATAACTCCAATGGAGAAGGGTAAAAACGAACATTTATCCATGCACAGTATTACCAGAAGCAGCCGACTTAACTAAACCATCACACTGTACCAATTCTTTCCATTGGACTCTCAAACTAGGTATATATTATGTGATCCATAGAGCTGATTCGTAGTTGGATACAAGAGTGTGGTATTTCTGTTACATTTGGTAACTCTATTTACCTCTAGCTTGAACAGAGAGACAAACTTTTTGAGATTATTACACTGGTCAGGACATGTCAGGAGTTGAAAAGGGAGAAAATTCAAGGGATACATTGGCAACTCAAATTAAATCGATATACTAGTTGACCAAATGGAGGCTTAACGAATCAAAGACAGCTCTAGAAAGTTGGAGCAAAGAAAGTTATGTATTTGTTTATTTATGGGTAAAAAAGGGAAGATGATTTTGAAAGATTAAAGGAGCACTATCATCTCCTACTGTTAGCCTTACACATAAACTGCACATGATATTATGATAGATCCGAGAGGACCGAGACCCTTTTTTGAGATAGTTGTATAAATTACCAAATATTCGATTTCAAACTTAAAAGACGAGGTACAAGTGTTCAACAGATGGAAAAGCAGTAACATGACTACTATAGTAATGGCATTTTTAAAGTAAGATACAAGCATCTTGGCCACAGAAAGAACTAACCAAATGCCATCAATGTGCTTCCACTTCTTTCAACCTCCTGTAAATTTATACAACATATTTGTGACATATAATTAATTAACAAGAAAACTGTCATGCGAAGAGAGCAAACacaaaatttaaaaatgaatacAACACATCAAAGAATGATTCAGTAAAGATAATAACCTGAACCATAAGCTGACGAGTACGGCGAAGACTATCTGTAATTGTTTCTGCCGCAGATGTCATTCCAGACTTTGTCCTGGAAGTAGTAAAAAACCAGTTCATATTTGCACCAACTATACAAAaatattgtgtcaggtaccacATGTGTTTCACAGTATACAAAGTACGAATAGAGATAGTTAAATTAGCTTTTTTCACTTAAAGCGGTAGATTGATATACATACTGTAAATTACGCCTGCGAATTGTGGACTCTTCTCCACCTCCCAAAAGCAGCTCCCTCTGCATTCATCCACAAAATTTTACCCTCAACTCCCACAAATGAGTAAATGACACAAGTTCTTATTGCACAATTAAAATTTCACATTATATCAATTATTACCAGAAGATTGGCCAAAACAGGAAATTACTCAGATGTTGATAGTACCAGTAACCAAAATTTCATGTGACCAGACACAGAGCTTTTAAAGGGTTTAAACAAAATTCATATGCATAGCCACTCTGAAAACCTTAACCCCAATCTTTAATATTTAAGTGAGATTATTTTACTTTATTAACTTCAATAGTATATTTTCAAAGTTTATATTATTAATGGATTCGAAAATGACATGACTTTGAAATGTATTTgtattaatatatttttgtattatGAACACTTAATTGTGATTTTATTAGTATGAACTTCTATATTTTTATATGATAACTTTTTTGGTTTGTATTctataattatgaaatttattaaGGCTTAAATCTCAAAGTAGTCACTAAACTCAGAGTCATATATCAAAAATACCACTCTAGTTATCGGGGACTCGATTGCACCACTCTAGTTGTGAGTAATGAAAGTCCCGTTAAATATTAACTGTTGACCTAACAGAAGGCCATGTAGCATAGTTGACTGTCCTGAAatgattaaaaaatatattattttgaaaataaacaTCCAGCCAAGTtatgatatatatacacattatACAGACATGTGTGTATATATCTGTAGTGCAGATAAGTGAATGTCATTTTCATGCTAGCCGTTCTGCTAACATTTGTTTTGCTGTTGTAAAGAAGCTTCGTGCTATTATTCACTCAAAGCAGCTCCGAGTCCACAAGAAGCTGACCTTGTTTTTGACACACCTAACTGCAAAAACGCTTCCCAAAGGTCTTCACTGTCTCCCACTGCGCCTTACAACGGAGTACTTCACATTGAATACTTCTGAAAGGCACTTCCCAAATTAGGAAAAACTAGAAGACCCCAACCTATACCACTACGCACTATTTTCAGACAATGTATTGGTAGCAGCAGTAGTCGTGAACTCAACTGTATCAAATCCTTTCCAGGGGATAAAATTTATTAAGATTCTATGATAATACTTTGAACCAAGCAGAAAGGTGAATCACACCATGTCCAGGTACATTCATTAAAGAAAACACATGCATACACACGGATGAGAGATATAATGATTGCTTATAGGCATGCAGAATAAATTAGGATCACCTGGAAAACCTCTAACTGGAACTTTGATCATACTTGCTTCTGAGAGGATGATTTTAGGTGATTCTTTTATGCCACCATCCACACTGGCCACAGCTTGGAACGAGAGCTCAGATTCTCTATTCTCCCAGGATAATGCCGGACACCGATAGCACATGATCGCCTAGCTCGGAATTCTATACTTCTGTTAACCGACTGACTTCGCTGACTCAAACTCCCTATCCCGAGAGCAGCAACCGCCCATAGGTAGCTTTTTCTTCTTTTGCATAGACACACCAGCCCAGGGCTAACAGCACCAGCCAGCTCGTTCGCTACCCTTTTTAGAAAGCCTTTAGGGATATAATCCCCTCGGACTGTAGTGAAAGA is a window from the Apium graveolens cultivar Ventura chromosome 1, ASM990537v1, whole genome shotgun sequence genome containing:
- the LOC141675692 gene encoding uncharacterized protein LOC141675692; this encodes MDEVVEQVENAKKEWEETYNKAQEHINCIQNFGKSRTEKSASSLPRLNALAQDELGLLNSLQFKLDVLAPQLPSHDHVQSAVSLLKSWKDLIQRLRLNLRNANLQAKENMKKAAKEERELLLGGGEESTIRRRNLQTKSGMTSAAETITDSLRRTRQLMVQEVERSGSTLMAFEESTGVLKKAESEYKGHRSLLMRTRNLLSTMQRQDVLDRVILAVGFLLFSLAVLYVVSKRIGILKLQRTVTAAIRSGMAGQANILPVRGGDGLQPPRVHHNAVPDPGVNVAVGQPMHDEL